The DNA sequence CCGCAAACAAACCAGAGCATTGCATCTCGCTGGCTGGAGGCCGCCGAGGTCGCCCCGGATTTTCGACCGTCTCCGACTCGCCGTGGATGGATCAAGCAACGCAAGGAAGTTCGCGCTCAGCTTTGGAAACTTCTTGGCGACTTGCCCGCCCGTCCCCAGAAGCCGTTCGTGCAAACATCGCTTCGGGAAGATCGCGGCGATTATTGGCTGGAGAAATTCCAATTCGACAACGGCGCGGGCGCCACGGTTCCGGGCTCCCTTTTGCTCCCCAAGAAAACGTCCGGCCGTTCACCTGCGATCCTGTATTGCCACTGGCACGGCGGCCAGTATGACAACGGCAAGGAGGAAATCTTTCGTGCCGAACACACGCCAGAGCCGCCCGGGCCAACGCTGGTGAAGCGAGGGTTCGCGGTGCTGGCCATTGACGCTTATTGCTTCGGCGAACGGAACGGGCAAGGCCCGGGCGGCCCCAGCGAAAAGGGCGGCGCGGGCGAAATGACCGCGAGCAAGTTCAATCTCTGGGCCGGACGCACCCTCTGGGGGATGATTCTTCGCGACGACCTGATGGCGCTCGATTATCTGGTGTCCCGGCCCGAAGTGGACCCCGAACGCGTGGGCGTGAC is a window from the Verrucomicrobiota bacterium genome containing:
- a CDS encoding dienelactone hydrolase → MIPLNVIMKERSREACRSGFVLALFYGVSTVTGMPQTNQSIASRWLEAAEVAPDFRPSPTRRGWIKQRKEVRAQLWKLLGDLPARPQKPFVQTSLREDRGDYWLEKFQFDNGAGATVPGSLLLPKKTSGRSPAILYCHWHGGQYDNGKEEIFRAEHTPEPPGPTLVKRGFAVLAIDAYCFGERNGQGPGGPSEKGGAGEMTASKFNLWAGRTLWGMILRDDLMALDYLVSRPEVDPERVGVTGISMGATRTWWLMALDERLKAGVAVACFTRYQDLIRSEGLKYHGIYYFVPGMLKHFDTEAVVSLIAPRPVLFLTGDQDQGAPVSGIRAIEDKVRPVYRLYGKGSAFESRIYPDVGHVYLPDMWRRMLEWFDRYLCSTP